A region of the Nocardia nova SH22a genome:
AGGCATCTACAAGAGGGCCGCGCAATACCACTCCGAGCAGGGCCCGGCGATTGCGGAGTTGCAGGCCGCGGCGCACGAAGAACTCCGCGACGCCGTCACGCTCCGGCTCGGGTCGGCGCTGGACACCACCTCGTCACGACTACTGCGGGCCCATTCCCGGTTGCACGGTGTGATCGTGGAATCCCACCGCGAGCAGGAATCACGCGGCACCCGCGTCGGTGCGCTCGTCGACCCGGTCCTGACGCTGCTCGTCGTGCTCGGCTTCGGTTGTCTTCTCGTGCGCACGGACTCCCTCGCGGCGCCCGACCTCGTCCCGTTCGTCGTTTCCGCGCCGCTGCTGGCCGCTGCCCCCGCGGCGATCACCCTCGCCCGGTGGGGCGTCGTCAGCGCGGCCAACGCGGCCACCGGTATCGAAGGATTCCTCGCCGAAGCGCCGCTGGCCATCTCCGCGGATCCGCGAGTTCCGTCGGACAACACGGTCTCACTGGTGGACGTCACCTTCGCCTATGACGACGAAGCCGTCCTCGATCGGATTTCGCTCGATATTCCGCAGGGATCCTTCACCGCGGTGGTCGGTCCGTCCGGGGCGGGCAAGTCCACGATCGCCGCCTTGATCGCACGTCACCACGATGTCACCTCCGGATCGGTTCGGTTGGGCGGAGTGGATGTCCGCGATATCGACCCGGGCGAGCTGAACCGGCGAATCACGGTGCTGCCCCAGCGCGCCGTCCTGCTGCGCACCACCGTCGCCGACAACATCCGGCTCGCCCGGCCGGACGCGACCATTGACGACGTGGTTGCCGCAGCCCGAATCGCCCACATCGACAAGCGCATTCGCGCATTGCCCGATGGCTACGACACGATCATCGGCGAGGACATCGCGCTGTCGTCGGGCGAACGCCAGCGCATCGCGCTGGCGCGTGCCGTCATCACCGACCCCGCCGTCCTCGTTCTGGACGAACCCACCGCCAGCGTCGACCCCGAGTCGGCGGCCGCCATCCACGAAGCGCTCGCCGTCGTGGCGAGCGATCGCACCGTGATCCACGTGGCCCACGATCTGCGGACAGTGACCTCGGCCGATCAGATCGTCATGGTCGAATCCGGCCGCATCACCCAACTCGGCGACCACGCCGAACTCGCGGCGACCGCCGGCACCTATCGGGCGATGTGGCAGGCGACGACGGAAAACGCGCGCACCACAACAAGTTCCGGAGTTCGAGGATGATCAACGACCTGCTGTCGGTACTCGACGAGAAGACGGTGGCCAACTACCGCGATCAGATCGTCCGAGCGGTCGTTTACGCCCTGCTCGAAGGGGTGACCGTCGGACTGACCCTGCCCACCTTGGCCGCGGTGCTGCGGGGCTCGCCCTCGGCGATCCGGTGGCTGCTCGCCCTCGCGATCGCCACCGCGATCACCTTGATCGTCAATGCCTGGGCGACGCGCAAGGCCACGCGTGCGACCTTCGACGCGATGGCCGGTGTCCAGGAGCTGGAGATCGCGCACATCCGCGAGGTCCCACTCGACTGGTTCTCCCCCCGGCACAACGCCGAACTCATCTCGTTGCTCTGGCCGGGCGCGATCAGCACCACCCGCAATGTGCTGCTCAATCTGGGCGCATTGGCACGTGGCGTGCTCACGCCCGCTGTCGTTCTGGTCTTCGCCGGGTTCACCAGCGCGTGGGCGGCGCTGATCATGCTCGTCGCCGCACCCCTCCTGTACGGGGTCTACCGGGTCACCACCCGCCGATTGGAGCAGGGCGAGCGCGCCGATCACGCCGCGAATGTCGAAGCGACCGCGCGCATCATCGAATACGCCGACTCCCAGCCGACGCTGCGAACCGCCCATCGCGACACGGTCGGCAAGAAGCTGCTGATGGACGCGCTCGACGACCTCGACAGCACCTCCCGCGCCGGTGTCACCGCCGAGATCACCGCACGAGCGGCCTTCGGCACCGCGGTCCAGCTGACGGTCGCGGTTCTCGTCGCCGTCATCGCTTCGCAACTCCTCGGCGGCTCCGCCGACCTGATCGTTCTGATCGCCTTGCTGACCATGGCATTGCGATTCACCGAACCGATCGACACCGTCGCGTCGACAGCACGGATGCTGCGGGCATCGCGATCGACGATCCGTCGCACGGTCGAGTTCTTGAGCACCGCACCCCTTCCCGCACCCGCCGTCGCGAAGGCGTTGCCCGAACAGGAGGCACTCGGGGTTCGGCTGGACGCCGTCACTTTCCGGTACGCGGGCGCGGACGAGCCCGCGCTGCACAACATCTCACTCGACATCCCCGAGCGATCGACCGTGGCGATCGTCGGCGCCTCCGGCGCGGGCAAGAGCACTCTGCTTCGCCTGATCCTGCGATTCGCGGATCCGGCGGAAGGCTCGGTGCAGGTGGGCGGGATCGACGTCCGTGACGTGCCGTTCGAGCAGCTGTGCACTCGGGTGGGCAGCGTCCTGGCCGAAACAGTCCTGCTCGACCGTACGATCGCCGACAACGTCCGGCTCGCGAATCCATCCGCCAGCGACGCGGAACTCGCTGCGGCGGCGCGGCTTTCCGGTCTCGACGAGGTGATCCGGCGTCTTCCCGAGGGATGGGACACGGTGGTCGGCGCGCACGGCGCGCGGCTGTCGGGCGGCGAACAGCAGCGGGTGCACCTGACTCGCATCGCCGTGCAACAGCCGGCGGTCGTCATCCTCGACGAGGCCACCTCGGCGCTGGATCCGATCTCGGAATCCGTCGTGCAACGCTGGCTGGCCGAGATGTCCGGGCAACGAACCCTCATCATCGCCGCGCATCGGCTGCACACGATCATGTCCGCCGATCAGGTCATCGTCCTGAGCGAAGGCACCGTGGTGGAAGCCGGCAGCCCACAGGAACTCGCCGGGCTGGACGGTGTGTTCGCTCGCATGCTGAGTGCGCGATGAGATCGATAATCTGAAACACTCTCAGCCACTGGGAAGGGTTCTCTCAGGTATGCAGCCTATACTTTCTGGAAATGTCGGCGCAGCCCGCAACAGGAGGAGAACGTGCATGGGCTACCCCCTTCCTCGACCCGAGACCCAGCTCTACGGTCCTGGCTGGAAGTTCTGCCCTGGCTGACCGAACACCGTGACGGCCCGCCGCTGCTCGGTGAGAGCGAACTCATGCCGAACGCGTGGATGTCGGCGGCCGCCGGTGCGACGTTGCGTCCGGACCGGCTGGACGAAATATCCCGTCGGCTCGCGGCGGTGTTCGTCGCGAATCACCAGGACACCTTGTTTTCCGCGGCTTTTCCGCTCGCAACCACAGATCCGCGCGAACTGACACTGTCCGCGCGCGCCCGCACGGCACTCGCCGGTGCGGCCGGAACCCTGGGCGAGTACACCGTGACAGCCCTGAACGCGGTGCGCGGGGTCGGTCCGGCGATCATCGACGAAGTCGTTTCCGCCCTGATCCGTGACAGCGCCATGGTCGCCGCCACCACTCCGGCGGCCGTCGCGGAATTCGACCGGATCATCTCGGCGCTCGATGATCGCGACCATCACCTGCTGACCGCTCGCATCCTCACCGACGATCGCAAGACGCTGGCTGAATGCGGGGTGGAGTTGCGCGTCTCGCGGGAGCGCGTCAACCAGCTGGATATCCGCCTTCGTGATCGGATGCGCACGGCGTTCCAATCCTCGTCGCGACTGCGGAACGCGGCCGACGCACTGGCGCACGCCGCGAATCCGGTTGCCGCTCTTGATCGTCTGGTCATCGCCGACCCCGATCTGGCCGCGACGCTGCCCGCGATCTCGGCGCCCGTCTGGTTCGCGCTGGCTCATCTGGACCACCGTGTGGATGTGGTCGACGGATGGGTGGTGAGCGAGACGATGGCCGCGGCACGTAACCGGACGGCGGCGGTGCTGAGCCAGCACGCCACCGACGAAGGCGTGGTCCGGATCGCGGCTGTCGTGGGCGCACTGGCGATCCCGGCACCGGAAGCGGCGGCTTGGCTGACCTACTGCGGGTATCGCGTGATCGGCGAACACGTTCTCACCCAGTCGGGTTCGTTGCCGGACAGTGTGGCGGCAATCCTCGCCCTGTCGGAAGAACCGTTGACTCTCAACGAGATCCATGCCGCGATCGTGCCGTCCCGTTCGTTGTCCAGCGTGCGTAACGCGATGGTTTCCGACGAACGGTTCGTCAAGGCGGATCGCACCCGGTGGGCGCTCGCGCGGTGGGGGACCGCACGCTACATCCCCATTCATCGTCAAATCGGCGAGATCCTCGACCGCAACGGCGGGCGGATCGCCATCGACGCTCTGGTCGACGAGGTGACCAGCGCCTTCGACGTGAAGGAATTCAGCGTACGGACCTATGCGGCGTCCGGAGCGTACGCGACGATCGACGGAATCGTCTCCCGGCGGGAGAAGGCGCACCGAGCGCGCAAGTCGCCCACGAAGACCCGGCACCTCTACCGGCAGGGCGGGGTGTTGCGCTGGCGGACCACTTTGGCGCCACCGCATCTCAAGGGGTCTGCCTTCAATCTGCCGTCGGCCCTGGCGAACTTGCTCGGAGCCGGGCCGGACCGGTCGCTGGAACTGACGAGTCGGCTCGGGCCGCAATCGATCATCTGGGTGGCTGTCCAGGCTCGCTCGGGAACGATCAAGCGATTCATCGACGATCTCGGTCTACATGCCGGTGACGACGTCTTTCTCGAGTTCGTGCCCGACGATCACGCCCGGTACCAGTTCGACGTGATACCGGTGACCGCGTCATCGCAGTCCGATCCGTTGCGCCGGGCGCTGGCCGCGACCGGCCACGACGCGGTCGCCGCGGTCGAGGAGCGAGAGTTGTTGGAGACTCTCGCCGAAGCGCTGTGGCTGCCGGGAACGGCGGACGAGGCGCAGATCGTCGAGACACTGCGGACCCGAGGGGAGGGGGAGGTGGCGGATCTCGTCACCGGCCGGTAGCCGCCCGAGCGGTCACCGGCATCTGGGTTGCCGAAAATCGCGCACCCGAGGGGGATTTCGGGGCACGATCCTGGATCGACACCCTCGCACGAGATCGGTACCGTCGTCGGAGTCGGTCGTCTGATCGACGGCGACGACATGATGCTGCGTCGCTTTCAGTAGCCGCACATATTGCAGGGCCCGTATTCCGGCGGATTGCAGCGTTGTCAACCGGTGGTCGGAGCACAGCAGAACCGACACCTCGTCGCCGCGCAGATGCTCGTCGACGCGGGCCGGACTCGCGCCACCGTAGCGGCGCAACGACAAACAGGCACCGGACATCAGTGTCGCCAGAATCGAGGTCATGAGGACAAGTGAGGTCACTGGTTCCGTCACTGCCACAACATCGTTCGATGTGGTGGCGAGATCGTCGCGCATGCTCAGCACCGCCGCCATCAGTGCCGCGCTGCTCTTTTCGGCCCAGCCCGATCCGTCGGGCGAACAGAACGCGAAACCGCTGCCGCGTATCCGTGACCGCGTGGCCCGGAACCGCAGTCTCACGAGGGTGTAGTCACCGGCGATCGTGGTCATCGTGAGCCCGGTGGCATCGATCTCGTCCACCGCTTCCACGGCGATGTGATCGTCTCCGAAATGACAGATCAGATAGTCGGCTCCGGCGTCGGCCAGCTTGTAGCGTGTTACCT
Encoded here:
- a CDS encoding AMP-binding protein, giving the protein MASAAISFADRAAISDGECLHDYASLWEAVQFFAADLSDARIRPGARIAIYAGAGYEALPAILAVEQIGAVAVLLDNSDTPEVTRYKLADAGADYLICHFGDDHIAVEAVDEIDATGLTMTTIAGDYTLVRLRFRATRSRIRGSGFAFCSPDGSGWAEKSSAALMAAVLSMRDDLATTSNDVVAVTEPVTSLVLMTSILATLMSGACLSLRRYGGASPARVDEHLRGDEVSVLLCSDHRLTTLQSAGIRALQYVRLLKATQHHVVAVDQTTDSDDGTDLVRGCRSRIVPRNPPRVRDFRQPRCR
- a CDS encoding ABC transporter ATP-binding protein — encoded protein: MINDLLSVLDEKTVANYRDQIVRAVVYALLEGVTVGLTLPTLAAVLRGSPSAIRWLLALAIATAITLIVNAWATRKATRATFDAMAGVQELEIAHIREVPLDWFSPRHNAELISLLWPGAISTTRNVLLNLGALARGVLTPAVVLVFAGFTSAWAALIMLVAAPLLYGVYRVTTRRLEQGERADHAANVEATARIIEYADSQPTLRTAHRDTVGKKLLMDALDDLDSTSRAGVTAEITARAAFGTAVQLTVAVLVAVIASQLLGGSADLIVLIALLTMALRFTEPIDTVASTARMLRASRSTIRRTVEFLSTAPLPAPAVAKALPEQEALGVRLDAVTFRYAGADEPALHNISLDIPERSTVAIVGASGAGKSTLLRLILRFADPAEGSVQVGGIDVRDVPFEQLCTRVGSVLAETVLLDRTIADNVRLANPSASDAELAAAARLSGLDEVIRRLPEGWDTVVGAHGARLSGGEQQRVHLTRIAVQQPAVVILDEATSALDPISESVVQRWLAEMSGQRTLIIAAHRLHTIMSADQVIVLSEGTVVEAGSPQELAGLDGVFARMLSAR
- a CDS encoding ABC transporter ATP-binding protein, which produces MRNPEIGWARAGIARLRRIDAVPRVDRTALRHHTAPAAALLRAATIIQIVSSVLTVATLGGIWLIARAAYDAYLDTSFDARSRIITGTVVVGVAVVAGFLATSLAYYLTHLADLRVRKNIRGLAAEHISRLPLGWFTSDASKKSLSVLGNDVETLHSAVAHGRMELIQASVAPVAVWLWLLVIDWRLAIVTAIPTAIYYVLQQGIYKRAAQYHSEQGPAIAELQAAAHEELRDAVTLRLGSALDTTSSRLLRAHSRLHGVIVESHREQESRGTRVGALVDPVLTLLVVLGFGCLLVRTDSLAAPDLVPFVVSAPLLAAAPAAITLARWGVVSAANAATGIEGFLAEAPLAISADPRVPSDNTVSLVDVTFAYDDEAVLDRISLDIPQGSFTAVVGPSGAGKSTIAALIARHHDVTSGSVRLGGVDVRDIDPGELNRRITVLPQRAVLLRTTVADNIRLARPDATIDDVVAAARIAHIDKRIRALPDGYDTIIGEDIALSSGERQRIALARAVITDPAVLVLDEPTASVDPESAAAIHEALAVVASDRTVIHVAHDLRTVTSADQIVMVESGRITQLGDHAELAATAGTYRAMWQATTENARTTTSSGVRG